A single window of Streptomyces aquilus DNA harbors:
- a CDS encoding zinc-dependent metalloprotease, which yields MSDTPFGFGLPPEEPEDGDEGKKKDQQSGGGQGPANPFGFGGLPGAGGFGGPGGPGADNPFAAMFGSLNPNDLGAAFQQLGQMLSYEGGPVNWDMAKQIARQTVAQGTADGTKDASVGPAERTAVQEAVRLADLWLDDATSLPSGAGSAVAWSRAEWVEATLPAWKELVDPVAERVGTAMGDVLPEEMQAMAGPLIGMMRSMGGAMFGTQIGQAVGVLAGEVVGSTDIGLPLGPAGKAALLPVNVEAFGKDLGVPKDEVRLYLALREAAHQRLFAHVPWLRSHLFGAVDGYARGIKVDTAKLEDVVGQFDPQNPEQLQDALQQGMFQPEDTPEQKAALARLETALALVEGWVDAVVHAAAKPRLSSADALRETLRRRRASGGPAEQTFATLIGLELRPRRLRDASRLWASLTDARGVDGRDGLWAHPDMLPTASDLDDPDGFVHREQLDFSELDKMLGEAAEKPDLKKKDEDKGDDTE from the coding sequence GTGAGTGACACCCCATTCGGATTCGGCCTTCCGCCGGAGGAGCCGGAAGACGGCGACGAGGGCAAGAAGAAGGACCAGCAGAGCGGTGGTGGTCAGGGCCCGGCCAACCCGTTCGGTTTCGGCGGGCTGCCCGGAGCCGGTGGCTTCGGTGGCCCCGGCGGTCCTGGTGCCGACAATCCGTTCGCTGCCATGTTCGGTTCGCTGAACCCCAACGACCTGGGCGCCGCGTTCCAGCAGCTGGGCCAGATGCTCTCGTACGAGGGCGGCCCGGTGAACTGGGACATGGCCAAGCAGATCGCCCGCCAGACGGTCGCCCAGGGCACCGCTGACGGCACCAAGGACGCGAGCGTCGGCCCCGCCGAGCGCACCGCGGTCCAGGAGGCCGTCCGCCTGGCCGACCTGTGGCTCGACGACGCCACGTCCCTGCCGTCCGGCGCGGGCTCCGCCGTGGCCTGGTCCCGCGCGGAGTGGGTCGAGGCGACCCTGCCCGCGTGGAAGGAGCTCGTCGACCCGGTCGCCGAGCGTGTCGGCACCGCCATGGGCGACGTCCTGCCGGAGGAGATGCAGGCCATGGCCGGCCCGCTGATCGGCATGATGCGCTCGATGGGCGGCGCCATGTTCGGCACGCAGATCGGGCAGGCCGTCGGCGTGCTCGCGGGCGAGGTCGTCGGCTCGACCGACATCGGCCTGCCGCTCGGCCCGGCCGGCAAGGCCGCGCTGCTGCCGGTGAACGTGGAGGCGTTCGGCAAGGACCTGGGCGTCCCCAAGGACGAGGTGCGGCTGTATCTCGCCCTGCGCGAGGCCGCCCACCAGCGTCTCTTCGCGCATGTGCCGTGGCTGCGCTCGCATCTGTTCGGCGCGGTCGACGGCTACGCGCGCGGGATCAAGGTCGACACCGCCAAGCTGGAGGACGTGGTCGGCCAGTTCGACCCGCAGAACCCCGAGCAGCTTCAGGACGCGTTGCAGCAGGGCATGTTCCAGCCGGAGGACACCCCGGAGCAGAAGGCGGCCCTGGCCCGTCTGGAGACGGCTCTGGCTCTCGTGGAGGGCTGGGTCGACGCGGTGGTCCACGCGGCCGCGAAGCCCCGTCTGTCGTCCGCGGACGCGCTGCGCGAGACGCTGCGCCGCCGTCGCGCCTCCGGCGGCCCGGCCGAGCAGACGTTCGCCACGCTGATCGGCCTGGAGCTGCGCCCGCGCCGGCTGCGGGACGCCTCCCGCCTGTGGGCCTCGCTCACGGACGCGCGCGGTGTCGACGGCCGGGACGGCCTGTGGGCCCACCCGGACATGCTGCCGACCGCCTCCGACCTGGACGACCCGGACGGCTTCGTGCACCGCGAGCAGCTGGACTTCTCCGAGCTGGACAAGATGCTCGGCGAGGCCGCGGAGAAGCCCGACCTGAAGAAGAAGGACGAGGACAAGGGCGACGACACCGAGTGA
- a CDS encoding molybdenum cofactor biosynthesis protein MoaE: MGTTYDHPGEQAADEPIKLLAIRETPLSLDEVFKAVGDDAAGGTALFVGTVRNHDGGADVDRLGYSCHPSAEAEMRRIAEKVVAEYPVRALAAVHRIGDLAVGDLAVVVAVSCPHRGEAFEACRKLIDDLKHEVPIWKHQTFADGTDEWVGA, from the coding sequence ATGGGAACCACCTACGACCACCCCGGTGAGCAGGCCGCCGACGAGCCGATCAAGCTCCTCGCCATCCGTGAGACCCCCCTCTCCCTGGACGAGGTCTTCAAGGCTGTCGGGGACGACGCGGCCGGGGGCACGGCGCTGTTCGTGGGAACCGTGCGCAATCACGACGGGGGAGCGGACGTCGACCGGCTCGGGTACTCCTGCCACCCCAGCGCCGAGGCCGAGATGCGGCGGATCGCGGAGAAGGTCGTCGCGGAGTATCCGGTGCGGGCCCTGGCCGCGGTGCACCGGATCGGGGATCTGGCCGTGGGGGACCTCGCCGTCGTCGTCGCGGTCTCCTGTCCGCACCGGGGTGAGGCCTTCGAGGCCTGCCGGAAGCTGATCGACGACCTCAAGCACGAAGTGCCCATCTGGAAGCACCAGACGTTCGCCGACGGCACCGACGAATGGGTCGGCGCGTAG
- a CDS encoding AIM24 family protein encodes MQSSLFAHNDSQTQERWSLQNKQMLRVVLEGQDDILARKGTMVAYQGLMEFDAEYQSNQQGRARAHTGEGLDLMRCHGQGTVYLANLKQHVHLVDVEQDGLTVDSSYVLAMDSSLHHEVIAVDSLYGISGSGKYQLNITGRGKVALMTSGMPLMMQVTPDKYVNCDADAIVAWSTSLRVQMQAQTHSSGVWRRRGNTGEGWELSFMGSGYAIVQPSELLPPQNAQIGSGLAAQYGMGQQGARAQNQGNVWS; translated from the coding sequence ATGCAAAGCTCACTTTTCGCGCACAACGACTCGCAGACCCAGGAACGCTGGAGCCTGCAGAACAAGCAGATGCTCCGGGTCGTTCTGGAGGGCCAAGACGACATCCTCGCCCGCAAGGGCACGATGGTCGCCTACCAGGGGCTGATGGAGTTCGACGCCGAGTACCAGTCCAACCAGCAGGGACGCGCGCGTGCGCACACCGGCGAGGGCCTGGACCTCATGCGCTGCCACGGGCAGGGCACGGTCTACCTCGCCAACCTCAAGCAGCACGTGCACCTGGTGGACGTGGAGCAGGACGGCCTCACCGTCGACAGCTCCTACGTCCTCGCCATGGACTCCTCGCTGCACCACGAGGTCATCGCCGTCGACAGCCTCTACGGCATCTCCGGCTCCGGGAAGTACCAGCTCAACATCACCGGCCGCGGCAAGGTCGCCCTCATGACCTCCGGCATGCCGCTGATGATGCAGGTCACCCCGGACAAGTACGTCAACTGCGACGCCGACGCGATCGTCGCCTGGTCGACCTCGCTGCGTGTCCAGATGCAGGCCCAGACGCATTCCTCCGGCGTCTGGCGGCGCCGCGGCAACACCGGTGAGGGCTGGGAGCTCAGCTTCATGGGCAGCGGTTACGCGATCGTCCAGCCCAGCGAGCTGCTGCCGCCGCAGAACGCCCAGATCGGGTCCGGCCTCGCCGCCCAGTACGGGATGGGGCAGCAGGGGGCCCGCGCTCAGAACCAGGGCAACGTCTGGAGCTGA
- a CDS encoding SDR family oxidoreductase, which yields MSSPDPQVRAARNQSTNPGVRGPVVAVTGAAAGIGALLTERLAASDEIKQVIAIDERRGECAAAQWHILDVRDPAIADKLRGADVVVHLALDLDLETDAAARTAYNVRGTQTVLTAAAAAGVHRVVLCTSAMVYGALDDNELPLSEDAELRATAEATGVGDLLEIERLARRAPRAHPGLNVTVVRPAVLVGGTDTALTRYFESPRLLVVAGSRPAWQFCHVEDLCSALEYAVLEKVEGELAVSCDGWLEQEEVEELSGIRRMELPSAVALGAAARLHRIGLTPSPAGDLAYTMYPWVVSGSRLHDAGWRPQWTNEEVLAELLEEVSGRHTVAGRRLGRKDATAAGAAGATVALLGAAAVVRRARKARRRI from the coding sequence GTGAGTTCCCCTGATCCACAGGTTCGCGCAGCGCGAAACCAGTCAACCAATCCCGGTGTACGCGGGCCCGTCGTCGCCGTGACCGGTGCGGCGGCCGGCATCGGCGCGCTGCTCACCGAGCGGCTCGCCGCCTCGGACGAGATCAAGCAGGTCATCGCCATCGACGAGCGGCGCGGCGAGTGCGCCGCGGCACAGTGGCACATCCTCGACGTGCGGGACCCGGCGATCGCGGACAAGCTGCGCGGCGCGGACGTGGTCGTGCATCTGGCGCTGGACCTGGACCTGGAGACGGACGCGGCCGCCCGTACGGCGTACAACGTGCGGGGGACGCAGACCGTGCTGACCGCCGCCGCGGCGGCCGGGGTGCACCGGGTCGTGCTGTGCACGTCCGCCATGGTCTACGGGGCGCTGGACGACAACGAGCTGCCCCTGTCGGAGGACGCCGAGCTGCGGGCGACCGCGGAGGCGACCGGCGTCGGGGACCTGCTGGAGATCGAGCGGCTCGCGCGCAGGGCGCCTCGGGCGCACCCCGGACTCAATGTCACCGTGGTGCGGCCGGCCGTGCTGGTGGGGGGCACCGACACCGCGCTGACCAGGTATTTCGAGTCGCCTCGGCTGCTTGTCGTGGCCGGGTCGCGGCCTGCCTGGCAGTTCTGCCATGTCGAGGACCTGTGCAGCGCTCTGGAGTACGCCGTTCTGGAGAAGGTCGAGGGCGAGCTCGCCGTCAGCTGTGACGGGTGGCTGGAGCAGGAGGAGGTCGAGGAGCTCAGCGGGATCCGGCGCATGGAGCTGCCGTCGGCGGTCGCGCTGGGTGCGGCTGCCCGGCTGCACCGGATCGGGCTGACACCGTCCCCGGCGGGGGACCTCGCCTACACGATGTACCCCTGGGTGGTCAGCGGGAGTCGGTTGCACGACGCCGGGTGGCGGCCGCAGTGGACCAACGAGGAGGTTCTCGCGGAACTGCTGGAGGAGGTCTCCGGACGGCACACGGTGGCCGGGCGGCGGCTGGGCCGGAAGGACGCGACGGCCGCGGGCGCGGCGGGCGCGACGGTGGCGCTGCTGGGCGCGGCCGCCGTGGTGCGGCGGGCCCGCAAGGCGCGGCGCCGGATCTGA
- a CDS encoding PPA1309 family protein: MSNTPMAASPLTRAVLEIDEYVSGLGWDQPARLFALVDTARLRVQEPALAAQLGLEDEQESSGLTPIEQEEIPAGKPLDEFLGTIAWPDAVAGCALTVERLMLPPSAEAQVPEGLSDKKLTQWVAKHPDRQEVRMTVAVLRDGTRDSALRLREKDSPTEVLTGGALVPGLAEALSATFED, from the coding sequence ATGTCCAACACCCCCATGGCAGCGAGCCCCCTGACCCGGGCCGTGCTCGAGATCGACGAGTACGTCTCCGGCCTCGGCTGGGACCAGCCCGCTCGCCTCTTCGCCCTCGTAGACACCGCGCGACTGCGAGTCCAGGAACCTGCCCTCGCGGCCCAGCTCGGCCTGGAGGACGAGCAGGAGTCCTCCGGTCTCACCCCGATCGAGCAGGAGGAGATCCCGGCGGGCAAGCCGCTCGACGAGTTCCTCGGCACCATCGCCTGGCCCGACGCGGTGGCCGGCTGCGCCCTGACCGTGGAGCGCCTGATGCTGCCGCCGTCCGCCGAGGCTCAGGTCCCGGAGGGCCTGAGCGACAAGAAGCTCACCCAGTGGGTCGCGAAGCACCCCGACCGCCAGGAGGTCCGGATGACGGTCGCGGTCCTGCGCGACGGCACCCGCGACTCGGCCCTGCGCCTGCGCGAGAAGGACTCCCCGACGGAGGTCCTCACCGGCGGCGCCCTGGTACCGGGCCTGGCGGAGGCACTGTCGGCGACTTTCGAGGACTGA
- a CDS encoding YlbL family protein has translation MPRRTATMLASTLMLIALLCAGVFIPVPYSEMSPGPTVNTLGEHDGEPVLQISGRKTYATSGHLNMTTVRVTSADYKMNLVEAVYGWLAHDNKVVPHDTLYPDGKTEEQSTQENAEEFSQSQESAKVAALKELDIPVKSFVIVATVAKDSPSEGVLHAGDVIKAVDGTAVKQPTDVADLVTKHKPGEKVTFTIVPAKEQAAAEKENKTATETEDVTITTKESHDELEKRAIVGITAGTDHTFPFTIDIKLADVGGPSAGLMFSLGIYDKLTPGSLTGGKFVAGTGTIDDDGKVGPIGGIEMKTVGARNKGAQYFLTPAENCASAAKDTPGGLTLVKVHTIEDALGALKDIRTGDTADLPKCTTKG, from the coding sequence ATGCCACGCCGCACCGCGACGATGCTCGCCTCCACCCTGATGCTGATCGCGCTTCTCTGCGCGGGAGTCTTCATTCCCGTCCCCTACTCGGAGATGTCCCCGGGGCCGACGGTGAACACCCTGGGCGAGCACGACGGCGAGCCGGTGCTTCAGATCTCCGGGCGCAAGACGTACGCCACGAGCGGGCACCTCAACATGACCACCGTCCGGGTCACCAGCGCCGACTACAAGATGAACCTCGTCGAGGCCGTCTACGGCTGGCTTGCGCACGACAACAAGGTCGTGCCGCACGACACCCTCTACCCGGACGGCAAGACCGAGGAGCAGTCCACCCAGGAGAACGCCGAGGAGTTCAGCCAGTCCCAGGAGAGCGCCAAGGTCGCCGCCCTGAAGGAGCTGGACATCCCGGTGAAGTCCTTCGTGATCGTCGCCACGGTCGCCAAGGACTCCCCGTCCGAGGGCGTCCTGCACGCGGGTGACGTCATCAAGGCCGTCGACGGAACCGCCGTCAAGCAGCCCACCGACGTCGCCGACCTGGTCACCAAGCACAAGCCCGGCGAGAAGGTCACCTTCACCATCGTGCCCGCCAAGGAGCAGGCCGCCGCGGAGAAGGAGAACAAGACGGCGACGGAGACCGAGGACGTGACCATCACGACCAAGGAGTCCCACGACGAGCTCGAGAAGCGGGCCATCGTCGGCATCACCGCCGGGACCGACCACACCTTCCCGTTCACCATCGACATCAAGCTCGCCGACGTCGGCGGCCCGAGCGCCGGTCTGATGTTCTCCCTCGGCATCTACGACAAGCTCACCCCGGGCAGCCTCACCGGCGGCAAGTTCGTGGCCGGCACCGGGACCATCGACGACGACGGCAAGGTCGGCCCCATCGGCGGCATCGAGATGAAGACCGTCGGCGCCCGCAACAAGGGCGCGCAGTACTTCCTGACGCCCGCCGAGAACTGCGCCTCCGCCGCCAAGGACACTCCCGGCGGACTCACCCTGGTCAAGGTGCACACCATCGAGGACGCGCTCGGCGCCCTCAAGGACATCCGCACCGGAGACACCGCCGACCTCCCCAAATGCACCACCAAGGGCTGA
- a CDS encoding UPF0182 family protein, whose translation MPDRGGGPTGPRMRVGRPSRRVRTLLMTLGVLAVLGMAFTMFAGFWTDWLWYRSVHYSSVFTTTLWTKIGLFFVFGLLMALAVGFNIWLAHRLRPPLSAMSMEQQNLDRYRMGIAPYKRWLLLGITALVGLIAGASASSQWRTWLMWVNGVSFHEKDPQFKLDISFYTFDLPWYRFLLGFGFAAAILSVIAAALTHYLYGGLRITSPGARATAAATGHLSVLLGIFVALKAVAYWLDRYGLAVKSSDFKATDNWTGLRYVDANAYLPAKTILFCIAVICALLFFATLWRRTWQLPVIGFGLMVLSAILIGGLYPAIVQKFQVQPNEQAKEAPYVTKNLKATREAYGIDDAQVNEYEGTSKTQDKTKLRDDVGDAASIRVVDPNVVSPTFQQLQQIRNYYAFPTNLDVDRYSKDGKDQDTVIGLRELNLNGIPKNNWINDHFRYTHGYGVVAAKGTDADSEGRPVFTESNLPSQGDLGTYEQRVYYGEKTTEYSIVGGPQKEIDYSDDNGEKTFSYTGKSGVNLSNPINRAAYAVAFSEPQILYSGAIGEGSRILYNRTPKERVEAVAPWLTIDGDAYPAVVDGKIQWIVDAYTTTNGYPYSSRTTLGDTTADSLTATNNSRAVVAQQNQVNYIRNSVKATVDAYTGQVKLYQWDTKDPVLKTWMKAFPGTVKDKSEISQSLMAHLRYPQDLFKVQRELLSRYHVKDATTFLSGSEVWQVPDDPTNTSGDAVPPYYLSMKMPDQKAQAFSLTTTFTPNGRDNLSAFMAVDAEAGTSDYGKIRILKLPTNTTVQGPKQVQSQFNSEQNIAETISLLNRGDSKVEYGNLLTVPLDGGLLYVEPVYVRGGGLKYPLLRKVLVTYGGNTAFEDTLDQALNKVFGAEGGTTSPPEDDGGGTTKPPTSGNPTVQQALDDAQKAFEAGQEALKKGDWEAYGVAQKDLEDALQRAEDAQSKADKTTPKPSASPSSKPSSKPSSSPSPSSSPSG comes from the coding sequence ATGCCGGACCGCGGCGGAGGCCCCACGGGGCCGCGGATGAGAGTGGGCCGCCCGTCCCGGCGTGTCCGGACCCTGCTCATGACGCTGGGCGTGCTTGCCGTGCTCGGCATGGCGTTCACCATGTTCGCCGGGTTCTGGACCGACTGGCTCTGGTACCGGTCGGTGCACTACTCGTCCGTGTTCACGACCACCCTGTGGACCAAGATCGGGCTGTTCTTCGTCTTCGGGCTGCTCATGGCCCTGGCGGTCGGGTTCAACATCTGGCTGGCACACCGGCTGCGGCCGCCGCTGAGCGCCATGTCGATGGAGCAGCAGAACCTCGACCGCTACCGCATGGGCATCGCGCCGTACAAGAGGTGGCTGCTGCTGGGGATCACCGCCCTGGTCGGCCTCATCGCCGGCGCCTCGGCGTCCAGTCAGTGGCGGACCTGGCTGATGTGGGTCAACGGCGTGTCCTTCCACGAGAAGGACCCGCAGTTCAAGCTCGACATCTCCTTCTACACCTTCGACCTCCCCTGGTACCGGTTCCTGCTGGGCTTCGGCTTCGCCGCCGCGATCCTTTCCGTGATCGCCGCCGCGCTGACCCACTACCTGTACGGCGGGCTGAGGATCACCTCCCCGGGCGCGCGCGCCACGGCCGCCGCGACCGGGCACCTGTCGGTGCTGCTCGGCATCTTCGTCGCCCTCAAGGCCGTGGCCTACTGGCTTGACCGGTACGGCCTCGCGGTGAAGTCCAGCGACTTCAAGGCGACCGACAACTGGACGGGTCTGAGGTACGTCGACGCCAACGCCTATCTGCCGGCCAAGACGATCCTGTTCTGCATCGCCGTCATCTGCGCCCTGCTGTTCTTCGCCACCCTGTGGCGGCGCACCTGGCAGCTGCCGGTCATCGGCTTCGGCCTGATGGTGCTCTCCGCGATCCTCATCGGCGGCCTGTACCCGGCCATCGTCCAGAAGTTCCAGGTCCAGCCGAACGAGCAGGCCAAGGAAGCGCCGTACGTCACGAAGAACCTCAAGGCGACCCGTGAGGCCTACGGCATCGACGACGCCCAGGTCAACGAGTACGAGGGCACGTCGAAGACGCAGGACAAGACCAAGCTGCGCGACGACGTCGGCGACGCGGCCAGCATCCGTGTCGTCGACCCGAACGTCGTCTCCCCGACGTTCCAGCAGCTCCAGCAGATCAGGAACTACTACGCGTTCCCGACCAACCTGGACGTCGACCGCTACAGCAAGGACGGCAAGGACCAGGACACGGTCATCGGTCTGCGTGAGCTGAACCTCAACGGCATTCCGAAGAACAACTGGATCAACGACCACTTCCGCTACACCCACGGCTACGGCGTGGTCGCCGCCAAGGGCACCGACGCCGACTCCGAGGGCCGCCCGGTCTTCACCGAGTCCAACCTGCCCTCGCAGGGCGACCTCGGCACGTACGAGCAGCGCGTCTACTACGGCGAGAAGACCACGGAGTACTCGATCGTCGGCGGTCCCCAGAAGGAGATCGACTACTCCGACGACAACGGCGAGAAGACCTTCAGCTACACCGGCAAGAGCGGGGTCAACCTCTCCAACCCGATCAACCGGGCCGCGTACGCGGTGGCGTTCAGCGAGCCGCAGATCCTCTACTCCGGCGCGATCGGCGAGGGCTCGCGGATTCTGTACAACCGCACGCCGAAGGAGCGCGTCGAGGCGGTCGCCCCCTGGCTGACCATCGACGGCGACGCCTACCCGGCGGTCGTCGACGGCAAGATCCAGTGGATCGTCGACGCGTACACGACGACGAACGGCTACCCGTACTCCTCGCGTACGACCCTCGGTGACACCACGGCCGACTCGCTGACCGCGACGAACAACTCGCGCGCGGTGGTGGCCCAGCAGAACCAGGTCAACTACATCCGCAACTCGGTGAAGGCGACCGTCGACGCGTACACCGGCCAGGTCAAGCTCTACCAGTGGGACACCAAGGACCCGGTCCTGAAGACCTGGATGAAGGCGTTCCCGGGCACGGTGAAGGACAAGAGCGAGATCTCGCAGTCGCTCATGGCCCATCTGCGCTACCCGCAGGACCTGTTCAAGGTCCAGCGCGAGCTGCTCAGCCGGTACCACGTGAAGGACGCGACGACGTTCCTGTCCGGCTCCGAGGTCTGGCAGGTGCCGGACGACCCGACCAACACCTCGGGCGACGCGGTGCCGCCGTACTACCTGAGCATGAAGATGCCCGACCAGAAGGCGCAGGCGTTCTCGCTCACGACGACGTTCACGCCCAACGGCCGGGACAACCTCAGCGCGTTCATGGCGGTCGACGCCGAGGCGGGCACCAGCGACTACGGCAAGATCAGAATCCTGAAACTGCCGACGAACACCACCGTCCAGGGACCCAAACAGGTACAGAGCCAGTTCAACTCCGAGCAGAACATCGCCGAGACCATCAGCCTCCTCAACAGAGGCGACTCCAAGGTGGAGTACGGCAACCTGCTGACGGTGCCGCTCGACGGAGGACTGCTCTACGTGGAGCCGGTCTACGTACGCGGTGGTGGACTGAAGTACCCGCTGCTGCGCAAGGTGTTGGTGACCTACGGAGGCAACACCGCCTTCGAGGACACCCTCGACCAGGCGCTCAACAAGGTCTTCGGAGCCGAGGGCGGGACCACCTCGCCACCGGAGGACGACGGCGGGGGCACCACGAAGCCGCCCACATCCGGCAACCCGACGGTCCAACAGGCGCTGGACGACGCCCAGAAGGCCTTCGAGGCCGGCCAGGAAGCCCTGAAGAAGGGCGACTGGGAGGCGTACGGCGTGGCGCAGAAGGATCTGGAGGACGCACTCCAGCGGGCTGAAGACGCGCAGTCCAAGGCGGACAAGACCACCCCGAAGCCCAGCGCGAGTCCGAGTTCCAAGCCGAGTTCCAAGCCGAGCTCCAGTCCGAGTCCGAGCAGCAGTCCCAGCGGCTGA
- a CDS encoding AIM24 family protein produces the protein MNQPLAGFAPAPVTARMENHGNHMLKVAMQTGNDLFARVGSMVAYEGFVQYEPNPPAVRQIAKDWLTGEGAPLMKCSGDGLLYLADYGANVVVINLNGDGISVNATNLLAFDAHLQWGVERVKGLAKFAGQGLWNTKISGQGWVALTSRGKPIVVDCGGGEDETYVDPDALVAWSPNLKVKGKRSFKAQSLIGRGSGEAYQMAFSGQGIVVVQPSEDSTDRLRVRG, from the coding sequence ATGAACCAGCCGCTCGCGGGCTTCGCCCCCGCACCCGTCACCGCCCGCATGGAGAACCACGGCAACCACATGCTGAAGGTCGCCATGCAGACCGGGAACGACCTCTTCGCGCGCGTGGGCTCGATGGTCGCCTACGAGGGCTTCGTCCAGTACGAGCCCAACCCGCCCGCCGTCCGTCAGATCGCCAAGGACTGGCTGACCGGCGAGGGCGCGCCCCTGATGAAGTGCTCCGGCGACGGACTGCTCTACCTCGCCGACTACGGCGCCAATGTCGTCGTCATCAACCTCAACGGCGACGGCATCTCCGTCAACGCCACCAACCTGCTCGCCTTCGACGCGCACCTCCAGTGGGGCGTGGAGCGGGTCAAGGGGCTGGCCAAGTTCGCCGGCCAGGGCCTGTGGAACACCAAGATCTCCGGGCAGGGCTGGGTCGCGCTGACCTCCCGGGGCAAGCCGATCGTCGTCGACTGCGGCGGTGGCGAGGACGAGACGTACGTCGACCCGGACGCGCTCGTCGCCTGGTCGCCGAACCTCAAGGTCAAGGGCAAGCGCAGCTTCAAGGCGCAGTCGCTCATCGGCCGGGGCAGCGGCGAGGCCTACCAGATGGCCTTCTCCGGCCAGGGCATCGTCGTCGTCCAGCCCAGCGAGGACAGCACCGACCGTCTCCGGGTCCGGGGCTGA
- a CDS encoding NUDIX hydrolase, translating to MSLYDDAVLVLKGYEDQADLRQTYLDHLASHPDGMWKACGDGHITASALVIDPSRGRVLLTLHKKLRMWLQMGGHCEPGDATVAAAALREATEESGIEGLTLLPGGPVALDRHPIPAPCHWHFDVQYAALAPAGAAAAISDESLDLRWFAYDEVADVADDSVVRLLQGALARL from the coding sequence GTGAGCCTGTACGACGACGCGGTCCTCGTGCTGAAGGGCTACGAGGACCAGGCCGACCTGCGCCAGACGTACCTCGACCACCTGGCGTCCCACCCGGACGGCATGTGGAAGGCCTGCGGGGACGGGCACATCACGGCGAGCGCGCTGGTGATCGACCCGTCACGCGGGCGCGTGCTGCTCACCCTTCACAAGAAGTTGCGGATGTGGCTCCAGATGGGCGGCCACTGCGAGCCGGGCGACGCCACGGTGGCCGCCGCGGCGCTGCGCGAGGCGACCGAGGAGTCCGGCATCGAGGGCCTGACGCTGCTGCCGGGCGGCCCGGTCGCGCTGGACCGGCACCCCATCCCGGCGCCCTGCCACTGGCACTTCGACGTCCAGTACGCGGCCCTGGCTCCGGCCGGGGCAGCCGCGGCGATCAGCGACGAGTCCCTGGACCTGCGCTGGTTCGCGTACGACGAGGTGGCGGACGTGGCGGACGACTCCGTCGTACGACTGCTGCAAGGGGCCCTCGCCAGACTGTGA